In Erythrobacter sp. F6033, a single genomic region encodes these proteins:
- a CDS encoding FAD-dependent oxidoreductase: MEHIDCDICVIGAGMAGLACATRLTEAGLQVTVIDKGRGPGGRMAARRTEIDGETVSFDHGAQYFTARDPEFQAAVKGWEEMGVVARWPAAGDGAFVGTPGMNGPIRTMAQTLNVHWSTRAETITREDGAWRIEAGEITLLAKTVLVAIPAEQTHSLLHNVASDFGEIASQASSAPCWAVMVGFSKKLGIAEDVLRNLDAPISWAARNSAKPGRTGDECWVLHASPARSRDLIDLPKEEAATVLLNDFFAQTGAEPVEPTHIAAHRWLYAMAEAVKGEPARYDAEKRIGIAGDYLHSPRVEGAWLSGVALAERVLTPE, translated from the coding sequence ATGGAACACATCGATTGCGACATATGCGTTATTGGCGCTGGTATGGCGGGCCTTGCCTGCGCGACAAGACTTACCGAGGCGGGCTTACAAGTTACCGTTATCGACAAGGGTAGAGGCCCCGGCGGGCGTATGGCCGCGCGCCGCACTGAGATAGATGGAGAGACCGTTTCCTTCGATCACGGCGCGCAATATTTCACCGCGCGCGATCCGGAATTTCAGGCTGCTGTCAAAGGATGGGAAGAGATGGGTGTTGTCGCCCGTTGGCCCGCCGCCGGTGACGGAGCCTTTGTTGGCACGCCCGGTATGAATGGGCCGATCCGCACTATGGCGCAGACCCTCAATGTGCATTGGAGCACGCGCGCTGAGACGATCACGCGTGAAGATGGTGCGTGGAGGATTGAGGCGGGCGAGATAACATTGCTTGCCAAGACCGTGTTGGTCGCCATACCCGCCGAGCAAACTCATTCGCTGTTGCACAATGTTGCCAGCGATTTTGGCGAGATCGCTTCCCAAGCATCGTCCGCGCCGTGCTGGGCTGTGATGGTCGGCTTCTCCAAGAAACTGGGCATTGCAGAGGATGTGCTTAGAAATCTGGATGCGCCTATATCGTGGGCAGCGCGCAATTCTGCGAAGCCAGGCCGGACGGGTGACGAATGCTGGGTGCTCCATGCGAGCCCTGCGCGCAGCCGCGACCTCATCGATTTGCCAAAGGAAGAAGCAGCGACCGTACTGCTGAATGATTTCTTTGCGCAAACAGGCGCCGAACCTGTTGAACCGACTCATATCGCTGCGCACCGCTGGCTTTACGCCATGGCTGAAGCGGTCAAGGGCGAGCCTGCGCGATATGATGCGGAAAAGCGCATCGGTATTGCCGGCGATTACCTGCATTCTCCGCGCGTCGAAGGCGCGTGGCTATCTGGCGTTGCGCTCGCCGAACGAGTGCTCACGCCCGAATAA
- a CDS encoding NAD(+) synthase — MSDQTHSFYDMHAHGFVRVATATPASRTGDVAHNTAGVIAEAKKAHEQNVDLVVYPELCLSSYAIDDLLLQNALLDRAEQAVAEVVEASADLSPVLVIGAPLRRNSKIYNCALVIAGGELLGVIPKSYLPNYREFYEKRYFAHGRNCVDLWISVAGEEVPFGVDLVFAASNLRGFTFGVEICEDFWAPNPPGTLAALAGAHILCNLSASPITIGRADDRHLHCRSSSARSICAYAYSASGHGESTTDLAWDGQGVIYEMGDLLAESERFDREPELCVVDIDTDRIAAERMRNQTFSDAAEAHANENGRPEDHFRRIVFDHAYAEGDVGLNRPIRRFPFVPNRQHALDEDCFEAFNIQVDALMRRIEATHAKSLIIGISGGLDSTHALIVAAKACDRLGLPRTAIRGYTMPGFGTSDNTKSNAWKLMEAMEITAEEIDIKPAANRMLEDMGHPYSKGEPVYDVTFENVQAGLRTDYLFRLAGQHGGFVVGTGDLSELALGWCTYGVGDHMSHYGVNAGVPKTLIQYLIRWTIQTEQFSQACSDVLGAVLDTEISPELVPAGSDGAMQSTEQKIGPYELNDFFLHHTIRWGQRPGKIAFLAYHAWRDAKAGLWPAGFPEARKNEYDLAEIAKWLESFLKRFFGFSQFKRSALPNGPKVSSGGALSPRGDWRAPSDAVADVWLEELRNGLPFD; from the coding sequence ATGAGCGACCAGACCCATTCTTTCTACGATATGCACGCCCACGGCTTTGTTCGCGTGGCCACCGCAACGCCTGCTTCGCGCACCGGCGATGTGGCGCATAACACGGCCGGTGTGATCGCAGAGGCGAAGAAGGCGCACGAGCAGAACGTCGATCTGGTGGTCTATCCTGAGCTGTGCCTGTCATCCTATGCAATTGACGATCTGCTTTTGCAAAATGCTTTGCTGGACCGCGCCGAGCAGGCCGTCGCCGAAGTGGTCGAGGCATCGGCTGACCTCTCACCAGTGCTGGTGATCGGCGCGCCGCTGCGCCGCAATTCGAAGATCTACAATTGCGCCCTGGTGATCGCGGGCGGGGAATTGCTGGGCGTGATCCCGAAAAGCTATCTGCCGAACTACCGCGAGTTCTATGAAAAACGCTATTTTGCGCATGGCCGCAACTGCGTGGACTTGTGGATTTCGGTCGCGGGCGAAGAAGTGCCTTTCGGCGTCGATCTGGTCTTCGCCGCCAGCAATCTGCGCGGTTTCACATTTGGCGTCGAGATTTGCGAGGATTTCTGGGCGCCCAATCCGCCGGGCACTCTCGCCGCGCTCGCTGGCGCGCATATCCTGTGCAACCTCTCAGCCTCTCCGATCACGATTGGCCGCGCAGATGATCGCCATTTGCATTGCCGGTCCAGCAGCGCTCGCTCGATCTGCGCCTATGCCTATTCCGCCAGCGGCCACGGCGAAAGCACGACCGACTTGGCGTGGGACGGGCAGGGCGTGATCTATGAAATGGGCGACCTGCTGGCCGAAAGCGAGCGTTTCGACCGTGAACCGGAATTGTGCGTCGTCGATATCGACACAGACCGGATCGCGGCGGAGCGGATGCGCAATCAAACCTTCAGCGATGCCGCCGAAGCGCATGCCAATGAGAATGGACGCCCCGAGGATCACTTCCGCCGGATTGTCTTTGACCACGCCTATGCCGAGGGTGATGTCGGGCTGAACCGTCCGATCCGCCGCTTCCCATTCGTGCCGAACCGTCAGCACGCGCTGGATGAGGACTGTTTCGAGGCGTTCAATATTCAGGTCGATGCCCTGATGCGCCGGATCGAGGCGACCCATGCCAAATCGCTGATCATCGGTATTTCAGGCGGGCTCGACAGCACGCATGCCCTGATCGTTGCGGCCAAGGCTTGCGACCGTCTGGGCCTGCCGCGCACCGCCATTCGCGGCTACACCATGCCCGGTTTCGGCACGTCGGATAACACCAAGTCAAACGCTTGGAAGTTGATGGAGGCGATGGAGATCACCGCAGAGGAGATCGACATCAAACCTGCCGCCAACCGCATGCTTGAAGATATGGGACACCCCTATTCCAAGGGCGAGCCGGTTTACGATGTGACATTTGAAAACGTGCAGGCGGGGCTGCGCACCGATTACCTGTTTCGCCTCGCGGGCCAGCATGGCGGCTTTGTTGTCGGCACGGGCGACCTGTCAGAGCTGGCGCTCGGCTGGTGCACTTACGGCGTCGGCGATCATATGAGCCATTACGGCGTGAATGCGGGCGTGCCGAAAACGCTGATCCAGTATCTCATCCGCTGGACGATCCAGACCGAGCAATTCAGTCAGGCGTGCAGCGATGTGCTGGGCGCGGTGCTCGATACCGAGATTTCGCCCGAGCTTGTGCCCGCCGGATCGGACGGCGCGATGCAGAGCACCGAGCAGAAGATCGGGCCTTATGAGCTCAACGATTTCTTCCTCCACCACACAATCCGCTGGGGTCAGCGCCCGGGCAAAATCGCGTTTCTCGCCTACCACGCATGGCGCGATGCGAAGGCGGGTCTGTGGCCCGCAGGCTTCCCAGAAGCGCGCAAGAACGAATACGATCTGGCCGAGATTGCAAAGTGGCTGGAGAGTTTCCTCAAACGCTTCTTTGGCTTCAGCCAGTTCAAACGCAGCGCATTGCCCAATGGCCCGAAAGTATCATCCGGCGGGGCTTTGTCCCCACGAGGCGACTGGCGCGCGCCGTCCGACGCTGTCGCCGATGTGTGGCTGGAGGAGTTGCGGAATGGCTTGCCGTTTGACTAG
- the yghU gene encoding glutathione-dependent disulfide-bond oxidoreductase, whose product MSDPTYTPPEVWSADTVSGGKFASINRPTAGAREDKDLPRGDNPFQLHSLATPNGVKVTIMLEELLEKGHSGAEYDAYTVNIGDGAQFTSGFVGINPNSKIPALIDASGDTEFRLFESGAILVHLAEKFGEFLPTDPAARAEVLSWVFWQVGTGPFIGGGFGHFYAYAPEKYEYPINRYAMETKRIFDVADKRLAENRFLGGDDYTIADMANFPWLAPFVAGTIYNEAKTFLSIDEYKNVARWAREIAARPGVQRGRLVNKVWGDEDQQLLERHSAKDFEGKNLDFTF is encoded by the coding sequence ATGTCCGATCCAACCTACACCCCGCCCGAAGTCTGGAGCGCCGACACCGTATCCGGCGGCAAGTTTGCCAGCATCAACCGCCCGACCGCTGGCGCGCGCGAGGACAAAGACCTGCCGCGCGGTGACAACCCGTTCCAGCTGCACTCACTCGCCACGCCTAACGGTGTGAAAGTGACGATCATGCTCGAGGAATTGCTCGAAAAGGGTCACAGCGGCGCAGAATACGATGCCTACACCGTGAATATCGGCGACGGCGCGCAATTCACCAGCGGCTTTGTCGGGATCAACCCCAACTCGAAAATCCCTGCTCTGATCGACGCCAGCGGCGACACAGAATTCCGCCTGTTCGAATCCGGTGCGATCCTGGTGCACCTTGCCGAGAAATTCGGCGAATTTCTGCCCACCGATCCGGCGGCACGTGCAGAGGTGCTCAGCTGGGTATTCTGGCAGGTCGGCACCGGTCCGTTTATCGGCGGCGGCTTTGGCCATTTTTACGCCTATGCGCCCGAGAAATACGAATATCCGATCAACCGCTATGCGATGGAAACAAAGCGCATCTTTGATGTCGCGGACAAACGCCTTGCGGAAAACCGTTTCCTTGGCGGCGATGATTACACCATCGCGGATATGGCAAACTTCCCGTGGCTCGCACCGTTTGTGGCAGGCACGATCTACAATGAGGCGAAGACCTTCCTGTCGATCGACGAATACAAAAACGTTGCCCGCTGGGCGCGAGAGATCGCGGCACGTCCCGGCGTTCAACGCGGTCGTCTGGTCAACAAAGTCTGGGGCGATGAAGACCAACAACTTCTCGAGCGCCACTCGGCGAAGGATTTCGAAGGCAAGAACCTCGACTTCACGTTCTGA
- a CDS encoding glycoside-pentoside-hexuronide (GPH):cation symporter has translation MATKASERIRLGEKLGYGVGDLASGLILNFFGFFLLYYFVDLGGLAPAAIGLMLLITKLIDAVTDPMMGAIADRTRTRWGRYRPYLLFGPIPLALSIVLIFNAPDDLGDTALLVWAYVTYTIAMLAFTSVNVPYGGLLGVISPSSSERSNVTAFRMFFSALGGILVGALGTTLVRELGGGDEKLGILLAMSCIAAVSVFALLTTFATTKERIPPAETNGAIWSDVGILVRTGPWIAIAVAAILGVTAIAARAGTAPFFFKYVVGDDGTPVFLFFDRPALFLTALALGQVAGVLIGFTAQKRFEKSHLIITAGLLKAGMITVFYFLPLDAVWSQAAVQFLVGIGFGMLMVLSFSMFTDIAEYIDWKSGRQMTALVVAASVFGVKAGIGFGSAIPGFILQFTGFDPNGTQSETALLGIQLAFAIIPAAVMIPAAIAMLFYGINRQVIAKVESDLSARRTTAV, from the coding sequence TTGGCCACGAAGGCATCTGAACGGATTCGCCTGGGCGAAAAGCTGGGATACGGCGTCGGCGATCTGGCGTCCGGTCTAATCCTCAATTTCTTCGGTTTCTTCCTGCTCTATTACTTCGTCGATCTGGGAGGATTGGCGCCCGCTGCCATCGGCTTGATGTTGCTGATCACGAAGCTGATTGATGCGGTCACCGACCCGATGATGGGAGCCATTGCCGATCGCACCCGTACACGCTGGGGCCGTTACCGCCCTTATCTGCTGTTCGGCCCGATCCCGCTTGCTCTGTCGATTGTGCTCATCTTCAACGCGCCAGACGATTTGGGCGATACCGCGCTGCTGGTTTGGGCTTACGTGACCTACACCATCGCCATGCTTGCCTTCACTTCGGTGAATGTCCCCTATGGCGGATTGCTGGGTGTGATTTCACCTTCATCGAGCGAACGGTCGAATGTGACCGCGTTCCGCATGTTTTTCTCCGCTTTAGGCGGAATCCTCGTCGGCGCGCTTGGGACCACACTCGTTCGCGAGCTTGGTGGGGGAGATGAAAAGCTTGGCATTCTGCTCGCCATGTCATGCATAGCGGCGGTTTCGGTGTTCGCATTGCTCACCACTTTTGCGACCACCAAAGAGCGCATCCCCCCTGCCGAAACCAATGGCGCAATCTGGAGCGATGTCGGCATTCTGGTGCGGACCGGACCGTGGATCGCCATCGCTGTCGCCGCGATATTGGGCGTGACAGCCATCGCCGCGCGCGCAGGCACCGCACCGTTTTTCTTCAAATATGTCGTCGGTGATGACGGCACGCCGGTATTCCTGTTCTTTGACCGCCCCGCACTGTTCCTGACGGCGCTGGCACTGGGACAGGTTGCGGGTGTACTTATCGGCTTCACCGCGCAGAAGCGATTCGAGAAATCGCACCTCATCATCACCGCCGGATTGCTTAAGGCCGGCATGATTACCGTGTTCTATTTCCTGCCGCTCGATGCGGTATGGTCGCAGGCGGCGGTCCAATTCCTTGTCGGGATCGGGTTTGGCATGTTGATGGTGCTGTCTTTTTCGATGTTCACCGACATTGCCGAATATATCGATTGGAAATCCGGTCGTCAGATGACCGCACTGGTCGTGGCGGCGTCGGTCTTTGGCGTGAAGGCAGGTATCGGATTCGGATCGGCCATTCCGGGTTTTATCCTGCAGTTTACCGGCTTTGACCCGAACGGCACGCAAAGCGAAACCGCGCTGTTGGGCATCCAGCTCGCCTTCGCCATCATCCCTGCCGCCGTGATGATTCCGGCGGCGATCGCGATGCTGTTTTACGGGATAAACCGGCAAGTTATCGCCAAGGTTGAAAGCGACTTATCGGCGCGGCGGACAACAGCCGTCTGA
- the egtB gene encoding ergothioneine biosynthesis protein EgtB translates to MPQSNPTVLTGDDLEQRFHTTRSLTEALVEPLSDADATIQSMEDASPAKWHLAHTTWFWETFLLRDHAPGYQLFDERWPFLFNSYYEAEGERIGRFSRGMLSRPTLQEILALRAHVTDAMGKLLNDPAHAELIALGIAHEQQHIELLLTDIKHALFQNPLGSAMFSGRPEAAMSAGLQEPGWHQHTGGVALTGSDDSGFAFDNEGPQHRVLLEPFALARRLVSNRQWAEFVADGGYETASLWLSDGWAWVRENRISAPLYWREDTAFTHQGWQSRDPDAPVTHISYYEADAFATWAGARLPTEFEWEAIAQDHNADGGNQLDGADAPAPHGGEALFGDCWQFTRSAYLPYPRFAPAAGAVGEYNGKFMSGQFVLKGASCATVRGHSRSSYRNFFYPHQRWQFTGLRLAKDV, encoded by the coding sequence TTGCCCCAGAGTAATCCAACAGTGCTGACCGGGGATGATCTGGAGCAGAGATTCCATACCACTCGCAGTTTGACCGAGGCTTTGGTCGAACCGTTAAGCGATGCCGATGCGACCATCCAATCGATGGAAGATGCCTCACCTGCTAAGTGGCATCTCGCCCATACGACATGGTTCTGGGAGACTTTTCTGCTCCGCGACCACGCGCCCGGTTATCAGTTGTTTGATGAGCGCTGGCCGTTTCTGTTCAACTCCTATTACGAGGCGGAGGGCGAACGGATCGGGCGGTTTTCGCGCGGCATGCTGTCCCGCCCGACATTGCAGGAAATTCTCGCGTTGCGTGCCCATGTGACTGACGCGATGGGCAAGCTGTTGAATGATCCTGCGCATGCCGAATTGATCGCGCTGGGCATCGCGCATGAGCAGCAGCATATCGAACTTCTGCTAACCGATATCAAACACGCTCTGTTCCAAAACCCGCTTGGGTCCGCGATGTTTTCGGGCCGGCCAGAGGCGGCGATGTCGGCGGGTTTACAGGAACCCGGCTGGCATCAGCACACAGGCGGCGTGGCCTTGACTGGCTCCGATGACAGCGGTTTTGCGTTCGACAATGAAGGCCCGCAGCACCGCGTCTTGCTGGAACCCTTCGCCCTTGCGCGGCGACTGGTCAGCAATCGGCAATGGGCAGAGTTTGTCGCCGATGGCGGTTACGAAACCGCTTCGCTTTGGCTGTCCGATGGCTGGGCTTGGGTCCGCGAAAACCGGATTTCCGCGCCGCTCTATTGGCGGGAAGACACAGCCTTCACACATCAGGGGTGGCAATCTCGCGATCCTGATGCGCCTGTGACCCATATCTCTTATTATGAAGCCGATGCGTTCGCGACTTGGGCGGGAGCGCGCCTTCCGACGGAATTTGAATGGGAAGCTATCGCACAAGACCACAATGCGGATGGTGGCAATCAATTGGACGGTGCGGATGCTCCTGCTCCGCATGGCGGTGAGGCATTATTTGGCGACTGCTGGCAATTCACACGCTCTGCCTATCTGCCTTATCCCCGTTTCGCTCCGGCTGCGGGTGCGGTGGGCGAATATAACGGCAAGTTCATGAGCGGACAGTTCGTGTTGAAAGGCGCGAGTTGCGCGACCGTGCGCGGCCATTCGCGCAGCTCTTACCGCAATTTCTTCTACCCCCATCAACGCTGGCAATTCACCGGTCTGCGGCTCGCAAAGGACGTTTGA
- the egtD gene encoding L-histidine N(alpha)-methyltransferase — protein sequence MTTQQGLKLVERDEEGVDTAFRADVLEGLSQSQKATPARWLYDDAGSQLFEDITQLPEYYPTRAETDILRTRGAEFADMIGSGRAVVEFGSGSSVKTPLLLSAIAPAAYVPLDISGDFLRAAADELAGKFPDLPVYPVEADFMRTVALPDEVADMPKLGFFPGSTIGNMVARTAVDLLRNMRETLGVGAKLLIGMDLIKDEDVLIAAYDDAAGVTAQFNINLLHRINRELDGDIPVDAFVHEARWHDEYARIEMHLVAQRDITFDVSGQSFTMTEGDTIHTENSHKFDRRTSNMLLLAAGWEPQERWLDSKERFSLMLAEAKPPRSAP from the coding sequence ATGACAACACAACAGGGCCTGAAACTGGTCGAGCGCGACGAAGAAGGCGTTGATACGGCTTTTCGTGCAGATGTGCTGGAGGGGTTATCCCAGTCGCAAAAAGCCACGCCGGCGCGTTGGCTTTATGATGATGCGGGCTCGCAATTGTTCGAGGATATCACCCAGCTTCCCGAATATTACCCGACACGGGCAGAGACAGATATTCTGCGCACGCGCGGAGCAGAATTTGCCGATATGATCGGGTCGGGCCGCGCCGTGGTGGAGTTCGGTTCGGGCAGTTCGGTCAAAACGCCGTTGCTATTGTCCGCCATCGCACCCGCTGCTTACGTGCCGCTCGATATATCGGGTGATTTTCTACGCGCTGCTGCGGATGAGCTCGCAGGCAAGTTTCCTGATCTGCCTGTCTATCCGGTGGAGGCGGATTTTATGCGTACGGTCGCGCTTCCCGATGAAGTGGCGGACATGCCCAAGCTTGGCTTCTTCCCCGGTTCCACAATCGGCAATATGGTCGCGCGCACCGCGGTCGATCTGCTGCGCAATATGCGTGAGACGCTTGGCGTGGGGGCGAAGCTTTTGATCGGAATGGATTTGATCAAGGACGAAGATGTCCTGATCGCGGCCTATGATGATGCGGCGGGCGTAACGGCGCAGTTCAACATAAACTTGCTGCACCGGATCAATCGCGAACTTGATGGCGATATTCCTGTCGATGCGTTCGTTCACGAGGCGCGCTGGCATGATGAATATGCGCGCATCGAAATGCACTTGGTGGCGCAGCGTGACATCACCTTCGACGTGAGCGGGCAGAGCTTTACGATGACCGAAGGTGACACGATCCACACGGAAAATTCTCACAAGTTTGATCGCCGCACATCCAACATGTTGCTGCTTGCAGCCGGATGGGAACCGCAAGAACGCTGGCTCGACAGCAAAGAGCGTTTTTCGCTGATGCTGGCCGAGGCCAAGCCTCCTCGCAGCGCACCTTAA